A genomic region of Nymphaea colorata isolate Beijing-Zhang1983 chromosome 2, ASM883128v2, whole genome shotgun sequence contains the following coding sequences:
- the LOC116247426 gene encoding uncharacterized protein LOC116247426, whose amino-acid sequence MGYDVGRLMVAVCLFVGAGVCEIGGGWLVWKWRREGWGWGSLAAGFLLLLLYGVVPTFQAQPFGRTYAAYGGFFIALSLLWGWAFDSFLPDRWDLLGSALALLGVSLVMFAPRRSGAQTQMNLLQ is encoded by the coding sequence ATGGGGTACGATGTGGGGAGGTTGATGGTGGCGGTGTGTCTGTTCGTGGGGGCTGGAGTTTGCGAGATTGGGGGAGGGTGGCTGGTGTGGAAGTGGCGGAGGGAAGGGTGGGGTTGGGGTTCCCTCGCCGCCGGCTTCCTCCTGCTCCTCCTCTACGGCGTCGTCCCCACCTTCCAGGCCCAGCCCTTCGGCCGCACCTACGCCGCCTACGGCGGCTTCTTCATAGCCCTCTCCCTCCTCTGGGGATGGGCCTTCGATTCCTTCCTTCCCGACCGGTGGGACCTCCTTGGTTCTGCTCTCGCCCTTCTCGGCGTCTCCCTTGTCATGTTTGCCCCGAGAAGATCCGGCGCGCAGACTCAGATGAATCTGTTGCAGTAG
- the LOC116248847 gene encoding uncharacterized protein LOC116248847 — MEERGRRSTLLDQMTVQTLNLGDFLQAQEEDPSQQRRTLGAVLKIEDARGGSQSLLDILNSEDVHSALRPGSKMPWKSFVHRLRHRRVAAAFACPPPARRPAGNESEHQPEQESVTFAQNSPPEEVASEGETIRRASMNLAAALAAERESSRATVEAEGSMAPATEVGTPVRMSLMALLEEADRPAMDDGPPRPAAAGVLREAEPGCGMEEAGPGAVERSCCVCMVRHRGAAFIPCGHTFCRACSRELWVSRGSCPLCNGFILEILDIF; from the coding sequence ATGGAGGAGAGGGGGAGAAGGTCGACGCTTCTGGACCAAATGACCGTCCAGACGCTCAACCTCGGCGATTTCCTCCAAGCGCAAGAGGAGGACCCATCGCAGCAACGCCGGACGCTCGGCGCTGTCCTCAAGATCGAGGACGCACGCGGTGGCAGCCAGAGCCTACTCGACATCCTCAACAGCGAAGACGTCCATAGCGCCCTCCGCCCTGGTTCCAAGATGCCGTGGAAGTCATTCGTCCATCGTCTCAGGCATCGTCGAGTCGCCGCTGCCTTCGCCTGCCCCCCGCCAGCTAGACGGCCGGCCGGGAACGAATCCGAGCACCAGCCCGAGCAGGAGAGCGTGACGTTCGCGCAGAACTCCCCTCCGGAGGAAGTGGCGTCTGAAGGGGAGACGATTCGGCGGGCGAGCATGAACCTCGCGGCGGCGTTGGCGGCAGAAAGGGAGAGCAGTCGGGCCACCGTGGAAGCAGAGGGCTCAATGGCACCGGCGACCGAAGTGGGCACACCGGTCAGGATGTCGCTGATGGCGCTATTGGAGGAGGCAGACCGACCGGCGATGGACGACGGCCCACCGCGGCCGGCGGCGGCAGGCGTGCTGAGGGAAGCTGAGCCTGGCTGCGGCATGGAGGAGGCAGGGCCGGGGGCCGTGGAACGGTCATGTTGCGTATGCATGGTGCGGCACCGGGGCGCGGCCTTCATCCCCTGCGGCCACACCTTCTGCAGGGCGTGCTCGCGCGAGCTGTGGGTGAGCCGCGGCTCCTGTCCTCTCTGCAACGGATTCATCCTCGAGATCCTGGACATCTTTTAG